The genomic stretch TCGGTGAGGGCCTCCTTGAGTACGTCGGTCCGCTCGTCGACACCCACGTCCACGAGAAGCCGCTCTCGATCGCCCTGCGCGAGATCAACGCGGGTCTGCTGACGTCCGAGGCCGTCGAGGGCCCCGCCCAGTAGTCCCGAGCAGTAGCACTTTCACACTGCGATCGACTTATCCACAGGCCCGGCAGCACATTGCCGGGCCTGTGGTGTGTGATGGATCCGTACGTTCCGTCGCGTACGTTGCCGAGCCGGGGAGAGATGGTGGACAAGCCGAGGGTGGTCCTGGGGGTCAGCGGCGGCATCGCCGCGTACAAGGCCTGTGAGCTGCTGAGAAGGTTCACGGAGTCGGGTCATGACGTCCGCGTGGTGCCCACCGCCTCCGCGCTGCATTTCGTCGGTGCCGCCACCTGGTCCGCCCTGTCAGGCAACCCCGTCTCGACGGAGGTCTGGGACGACGTCCACGAGGTCCCGCACGTCCGCATCGGCCAGCACGCCGACCTGGTGGTCGTCGCGCCCGCCACGGCCGACATGCTCGCCAAGGCCGCTCACGGCCTCGCCGACGACCTGCTGACCAACACGCTGCTGACCGCCCGCTGTCCGATCGTCTTCGCGCCCGCGATGCACACCGAGATGTGGGAGCACCCGGCCACCCAGGAGAACGTGGCCATGCTGCGCCGGCGTGGCGCTGTCGTCATCGAGCCCGCCGTCGGCCGGCTCACCGGCGTCGACACCGGCAAGGGCCGGCTGCCCGACCCGGCGGAGATCTTCGAGGTCTGTCGCCGCGTCCTGGCCCGGGGCGTCGCCGAACCCGATCTCAAGGGGCGGCACGTGGTCGTCTCCGCCGGCGGCACCCGCGAGCCCCTCGACCCGGTCCGCTTCCTCGGCAACCGCTCCTCCGGCAAGCAGGGCTACGCCCTCGCCCGCACCGCCGCCGCCCGCGGCGCCCGGGTCACGCTGATCGCGGCCAACACCGGCCTGCCCGACCCGGCGGGCGTGGACGTCGTACCGGTCGGCACGGCCGTCCAGCTGCGCGAGGCCGTCCTGAAGGCGGCCGCGGACGCCGACGCTGTCGTCATGGCCGCCGCCGTCGCCGACTTCCGCCCTGAGATCTACGCCACAGGAAAGATCAAGAAGAAGGACGGCCAGGATCCCGAACCGATCGTCCTGGTGCGGAATCCGGACATTCTCGCGGAGATTTCGGCCGATCGGGCGCGTCTCGGCCAGGTGATCGTCGGCTTCGCCGCCGAGACCGACGACGTCCTCGCCAACGGCCGCACCAAGCTCGCCCGCAAGGGCTGTGACCTGCTCGTCGTCAACGAGGTGGGGGAGCGCAAGACCTTCGGTTCCGAGGAGAACGAGGCCGTGGTGCTGGGCGCCGACGGCAGCGAGACACCGGTGCCGTATGGTCCCAAGGAAGCCCTTGCCGACACCGTCTGGGACTTGGTCGTACGACGGCTCGGCTGACCTCGGCGCGCCCCGGCGCGTCCCTGACCGGACCGTGAGATCCCGTTGACGTCGGACCCCGTGGACCGATCAAATCGGGTGTGGCGGCCCTGGCCAAGGCCGCCCGGCATTGTGCACAATGCCCGTGCCGCAGGTCACAGCGCTCCCGAGAGGCGAGACAGTGGCCCATTGGCCGAGTGCGACCGATAAACTGTTCGCGGTCGACGCCGGGCGCAGCCCCGCGCGTCGCCGCCAATGATCAGCCAGCAGCCGCTGCAACCACAGGGAGCGTTGTGTCCCGTCGCCTGTTCACCTCGGAGTCCGTGACCGAGGGTCACCCCGACAAGATCGCTGACCAGATCAGCGACACCATTCTCGACGCGCTTCTGCGCGAGGACCCGACCTCCCGGGTCGCTGTCGAAACGTTGATCACCACCGGCCTGGTGCACGTGGCCGGCGAAGTGACGACCAAGGCCTACGCGGACATCGCGACCCTGGTCCGCAACAAGATCCTCGAGATCGGCTACGACTCCTCCAAGAAGGGCTTCGACGGCGCCTCCTGCGGCGTGTCGGTGTCCATCGGCGCGCAGTCCCCGGACATCGCACAGGGTGTCGACACGGCGTACGAGAACCGGGTCGAGGGCGACGACGACGAGCTGGACAAGCAGGGCGCGGGCGACCAGGGCCTGATGTTCGGCTACGCGTCCGACGAGACGCCGACCCTGATGCCGCTGCCGATCTTCCTGGCGCATCGCCTGTCGAAGCGCCTGTCCGAGGTCCGCAAGAACGGCACGATTCCCTACCTGCGCCCGGACGGCAAGACGCAGGTCACCATCGAGTACGACGGCGACAAGGCCGTCCGCCTCGACACGGTCGTCGTCTCCTCCCAGCACGCCAGCGACATCGACCTGGAGTCGCTGCTGGCGCCCGACATCCGTGAGTTCGTCGTGGAGCCGGAGCTGAAGGCGCTGCTGGACGAGGGCATCAAGCTGGACACCGAGGACTACCGGCTGCTGGTCAACCCGACCGGCCGCTTCGAGATCGGCGGCCCGATGGGTGACGCCGGGCTGACCGGCCGCAAGATCATCATCGACACGTACGGCGGTATGGCCCGCCACGGCGGCGGTGCGTTCTCCGGCAAGGACCCGTCCAAGGTGGACCGCAGCGCCGCGTACGCGATGCGCTGGGTCGCGAAGAACGTGGTGGCGGCGGGCCTGGCCTCCCGCTGCGAGGTCCAGGTCGCCTACGCGATCGGCAAGGCCGAGCCGGTCGGTCTGTTCGTCGAGACGTTCGGCACCGCCAAGGTCGATGCCGAGAAGATCGAGAAGGCGATCGACGAGGTCTTCGACCTCCGTCCGGCCGCGATCATCCGCGACCTCGACCTGCTCCGCCCGATCTACTCCCAGACGGCGGCCTACGGCCACTTCGGCCGCGAGCTGCCCGACTTCACCTGGGAGCGCACGGACCGCGTGGACGCCCTGCGCACGGCCGTGGGCCTGTAAGTCCCCGGGCCCTCCAGCCCCACTTGTCGCCGAGGCCCGGCCTCCCTTCGGGGACGCCGGGCCTCACGGCATTGCGATGGCTCAGCGAGCCATCGCCAGCTGGATCCGGCGCGGCACGCGGTCGGTCCCGGCCACCGTGACCGTCACAGGCGTACGCGCAGGGCATCCAGCAGGGCATCCAGCGGGTGGGGGACGGGTCTGGTCGTGGGCATGAGCCCAGGACCGCTCCGCGTGGTGTGGGCCGGTATGTGCGGGCGGGCGTCGGCTGTCAGTGGCGTTTGGTAAGAATGCAAGCGTGAGCAGCGAGAACGGGGCGTCCCGGGCAGAGGGGGACGGCGGGGCCGAAGGGGCGCCGCCGGAGCAGCTCGCGCTCATCCGGGAGAGCGTGCGCAAGGCGAAGACGCCCCGCGCCAAGCCGCGGACCTGGCGGGGGGCCGCGCTCGCCAAGGAACTGCCGGTCGCTCGGGTGCTGGTCGACAAGGGCGTACTGCACCTCGACCGGTACTTCGACTACGCGGTGCCCGAGGAACTGGACGCGCAGGCGCAGCCCGGTGTGCGGGTGCGGGTGCGGTTCGGGGCCGGACGGCACCGGGTGCGTGAAGGGCGCCGCGAGGGCGGCGGGCTCATCGACGGGTTTCTCGTCGAGCGGCGGGCCGAGTCCGACTACACCGGGCCGCTGGCCGCCCTGGCCCAGGTCGTCTCGCCGGAGCCGGTGCTGAGCGAGGAACTGCTGAGCCTCACCCGGGCCGTCGCCGACCGGTACGCCGGAAGCCTCGCCGATGTGCTCCAGCTGGCTGTGCCGCCGCGCAGCGCGCGAGCCGAGCAACGGCCGTCGCCCGCACCGCTCCCGCCGCCGAAGCCACCGGAGCCGGCCTCCTGGGGGCGGTACGAACACGGCGGCGCGTTCCTCGACGCGCTGGCGTCCGGCGGATCGCCCCGGGCGGTCTGGAACGCGCTGCCGGGCCCGCTGTGGAGCGAGGAACTGGCCCTCGCCGTCGCCGCCACGCTCGCCTCGGGACGCGGTGCCCTCGTCGTCGTACCGGACGGGCGGGCCGCCGCGCGGGTCGACGCCGCGCTCACCGCGCTGCTCGGCACGGGCCGGCATGCGCTGCTCACCGCCGAGGCCGGACCCGAGAAGCGGTACGCGCAGTGGCTGGCGGTGCGCCGGGGTTCCGTACGGGCCGTGGTCGGGACGCGGGCCGCCATGTTCGCGCCCGTGCAGAACCTGGGGCTCGTCGCCATCTGGGACGACGGCGACGACAGCCACAGCGAGCAGCACGCCCCGCAGCCGCACGCACGCGATGTGCTGCTGCTGCGCGCCGCGCTGGACAAGTGCGCCTTCCTGCTGGGCGGGTTCGCCTGCACCGTGGAGGCCGCCCAGCTCGTGGAGAGCGGCTGGGCCCGGCCACTGGTCGCCGGCCGGGAACAGGTGCGCCGGGCCGCACCCTTGGTCCGCACGGTCGGGGACGACGACCTGGCGCGCGACGAGGCGGCCCGCGCCGCGCGGCTGCCGACCCTCGCCTGGCAGACGGCCCGCGAGGGGCTGCGTCACGGGCCCGTACTGGTGCAGGTGCCCCGCCGTGGTTACGCACCCCGCATGGCCTGCGCTCAGTGCCGGGCGCCCGCCCGCTGCCGCCACTGCTCCGGGTCGCTGCAGGGTCAGGACGCGGGCGTTCTCCGGTGCCACTGGTGCGGGCGCGAGGAGAGCGCGTGGCACTGCCCGGAGTGCGGTGGATTCCGGCTGCGCGCCCAGGTCGTGGGAGCACGGCGGACGGCCGAAGAGCTGGGGCGCGCCTTTCCCGCCGTCCCCGTGCGCACCTCGGGGCGGGAGCATGTGCTGGACACGGTGCCGGGCACACCCGCACTGGTCGTCAGCACACCGGGGGCCGAACCGGTCGCCGAGGGCGGCTACGCGGCGGCGCTACTGCTGGACGGCTGGGCGATGCTCGTACGACCCGATCTGCGCGCCGGCGAGGACGCGCTGCGCCGGTGGATCGCGGCGGGCGCGCTGGTGAGGCCGCAGAGCGAGGGCGGAACGGTGGTCGTGGTGGCCGAGCCGACCCTGCGGCCCGTGCAGGCGCTGGTGCGGTGGGACCCCGTCGGGCACGCGGTACGGGAACTGGCCGAGCGGGCCGAGCTGGGCTTCCCACCGGTGTCGCGGATGGCGGCCGTGTCCGGGACACCGGCGGCCGTCGCCGAGTTCCTGGCCTCGGTCGAACTGCCGCCGGACGCGGAGGTGCTGGGGCCGGTGCCGATACCGCCGACGCCGCCCGGGCGGCCCCGCAGACCCGGAGCGCCGCCGCCGGGCGAGCACTGGGACCGGGCACTGGTGCGGGTGCCGCCGGGCAGCGGGGCCGCGCTGGCAGCCGCGCTGAAGACCGCCCAGGCCGCTCGTATGGCACGGGGGGGCGGGGAGGCGGTGCGGGTGCGGATCGATCCGGCGGACATCGGGTGAGGCGCATCCAGCCGGCACCGGGCATCGGGTGATGTGCTCTTCCGGTCGCTTCGTCCGGGCATGTGTCCGCCCTCCCGGATGTCCTCGGGAGGGCGGGGCGGAGTTGTCGGCCGTGGTGTCAGCCGTTGCGTGGGCCGGGGAAAGCCGTGGGGCGGGCGTCGTCGCGCAGGGCGGGGCTGCCCGCCGTCGGCTGCGTGGGCATCGAGCGAGCCGCGGGGACCGTCGGGACCGCGGGCAGGCCGGTGGGCACATTGAGCGTGCGGGTCCCGGAGGGTTCCGGGGTGCGCTCGGCCTCGGCGGCCGCCTGGGTCGCGGCGCGGCGGGCGCCGTAACGGCGGTGCACCGCCTGCTTGGTGACTCCGAGCGCCGAGCCCACCGCGTCCCATGAGAAGCCGAGTGAGCGGTCGAAGTCCACGGCGGCCGTGACCAGGGTTTCGACACTGTCCCGGAGT from Streptomyces roseochromogenus subsp. oscitans DS 12.976 encodes the following:
- a CDS encoding primosomal protein N', which codes for MSSENGASRAEGDGGAEGAPPEQLALIRESVRKAKTPRAKPRTWRGAALAKELPVARVLVDKGVLHLDRYFDYAVPEELDAQAQPGVRVRVRFGAGRHRVREGRREGGGLIDGFLVERRAESDYTGPLAALAQVVSPEPVLSEELLSLTRAVADRYAGSLADVLQLAVPPRSARAEQRPSPAPLPPPKPPEPASWGRYEHGGAFLDALASGGSPRAVWNALPGPLWSEELALAVAATLASGRGALVVVPDGRAAARVDAALTALLGTGRHALLTAEAGPEKRYAQWLAVRRGSVRAVVGTRAAMFAPVQNLGLVAIWDDGDDSHSEQHAPQPHARDVLLLRAALDKCAFLLGGFACTVEAAQLVESGWARPLVAGREQVRRAAPLVRTVGDDDLARDEAARAARLPTLAWQTAREGLRHGPVLVQVPRRGYAPRMACAQCRAPARCRHCSGSLQGQDAGVLRCHWCGREESAWHCPECGGFRLRAQVVGARRTAEELGRAFPAVPVRTSGREHVLDTVPGTPALVVSTPGAEPVAEGGYAAALLLDGWAMLVRPDLRAGEDALRRWIAAGALVRPQSEGGTVVVVAEPTLRPVQALVRWDPVGHAVRELAERAELGFPPVSRMAAVSGTPAAVAEFLASVELPPDAEVLGPVPIPPTPPGRPRRPGAPPPGEHWDRALVRVPPGSGAALAAALKTAQAARMARGGGEAVRVRIDPADIG
- the coaBC gene encoding bifunctional phosphopantothenoylcysteine decarboxylase/phosphopantothenate--cysteine ligase CoaBC, which produces MDKPRVVLGVSGGIAAYKACELLRRFTESGHDVRVVPTASALHFVGAATWSALSGNPVSTEVWDDVHEVPHVRIGQHADLVVVAPATADMLAKAAHGLADDLLTNTLLTARCPIVFAPAMHTEMWEHPATQENVAMLRRRGAVVIEPAVGRLTGVDTGKGRLPDPAEIFEVCRRVLARGVAEPDLKGRHVVVSAGGTREPLDPVRFLGNRSSGKQGYALARTAAARGARVTLIAANTGLPDPAGVDVVPVGTAVQLREAVLKAAADADAVVMAAAVADFRPEIYATGKIKKKDGQDPEPIVLVRNPDILAEISADRARLGQVIVGFAAETDDVLANGRTKLARKGCDLLVVNEVGERKTFGSEENEAVVLGADGSETPVPYGPKEALADTVWDLVVRRLG
- the metK gene encoding methionine adenosyltransferase; translated protein: MSRRLFTSESVTEGHPDKIADQISDTILDALLREDPTSRVAVETLITTGLVHVAGEVTTKAYADIATLVRNKILEIGYDSSKKGFDGASCGVSVSIGAQSPDIAQGVDTAYENRVEGDDDELDKQGAGDQGLMFGYASDETPTLMPLPIFLAHRLSKRLSEVRKNGTIPYLRPDGKTQVTIEYDGDKAVRLDTVVVSSQHASDIDLESLLAPDIREFVVEPELKALLDEGIKLDTEDYRLLVNPTGRFEIGGPMGDAGLTGRKIIIDTYGGMARHGGGAFSGKDPSKVDRSAAYAMRWVAKNVVAAGLASRCEVQVAYAIGKAEPVGLFVETFGTAKVDAEKIEKAIDEVFDLRPAAIIRDLDLLRPIYSQTAAYGHFGRELPDFTWERTDRVDALRTAVGL